The Primulina eburnea isolate SZY01 chromosome 8, ASM2296580v1, whole genome shotgun sequence genome contains a region encoding:
- the LOC140838101 gene encoding F-box protein At1g30200-like, translating to MNSNENIFDRLPDDVVFLIFSKLQDAKSLCLSMSVCRRFQFIVPRVSEVFLPIPRRRAVLNDNGEEIVTIRRGFMNPFFRILTKPFHFVSQIIKFKSRNAENDCDSCSYYEPNDVLKPFEEIRALHLRIPCHVIPKPCSGTGKSNSKTFLRWKADFGDQLRSCVMLGAKSWTEKCRNEENFQETVPGSEHEQRVISDGEMKLRIVWTISCLIAASARHYMVQETVKSQKMIETVVVSDESDQGWLCMNKEQIEELKVSGGVGVECRSRLPALRMKMWYSEKMELPGCGKVMDGATLVVIWSAGNGEAEGRSTVDLVRAAFGGEGEEKVVGDFARKLVGGKKCYVLEMNSF from the coding sequence ATGAATTCCAATGAAAATATCTTCGACCGTTTACCGGATGAtgttgtttttttaatttttagcaaACTACAAGATGCAAAATCTCTTTGCTTATCCATGTCTGTCTGCAGACGTTTTCAGTTCATAGTTCCTCGTGTTTCTGAAGTTTTCCTCCCCATACCTCGGAGAAGAGCTGTACTTAATGACAATGGAGAGGAAATTGTTACCATTAGAAGAGGTTTCATGAATCCTTTTTTCCGAATCCTGACGAAACCCTTCCATTTCGTATCTCAGATCATCAAATTCAAGTCTAGGAATGCGGAAAATGATTGTGATTCTTGCTCATATTATGAACCTAATGATGTTTTGAAACCGTTCGAAGAAATTCGCGCGCTTCACCTCAGGATACCGTGCCATGTTATTCCGAAACCATGTTCAGGAACAGGTAAGAGTAATTCAAAGACATTTCTGAGGTGGAAGGCAGATTTCGGGGACCAACTTCGCAGCTGCGTCATGCTTGGAGCCAAATCCTGGACTGAAAAGTGTAGAAACGAGGAGAATTTCCAAGAAACAGTGCCCGGATCGGAGCACGAACAGCGTGTGATTTCTGATGGTGAGATGAAGCTGAGGATTGTATGGACGATTTCTTGTTTAATCGCGGCCTCCGCAAGGCATTATATGGTTCAAGAAACGGTGAAAAGTCAGAAAATGATCGAAACTGTGGTGGTTTCGGATGAAAGTGATCAGGGTTGGCTTTGTATGAACAAAGAACAGATCGAGGAATTGAAGGTGAGTGGAGGAGTGGGGGTGGAGTGCAGAAGTAGATTGCCAGCGTTGAGGATGAAGATGTGGTATTCGGAGAAGATGGAGCTACCGGGTTGTGGGAAGGTAATGGATGGGGCGACGCTGGTGGTCATATGGTCAGCAGGCAACGGGGAGGCGGAGGGTAGGAGCACCGTAGACTTGGTGCGGGCGGCATTTGGTGGAGAGGGGGAGGAGAAGGTGGTGGGGGACTTTGCTAGGAAATTGGTTGGGGGAAAGAAATGTTATGTATTGGAAATGAATTCGTTTTAA